A window of Hevea brasiliensis isolate MT/VB/25A 57/8 chromosome 14, ASM3005281v1, whole genome shotgun sequence contains these coding sequences:
- the LOC131173448 gene encoding disease resistance protein RUN1-like, with protein MASTSSTPPNQWKKWDVFISFRGDDTRYGILSHLSKALKDKQIKTFTDEELHKGEMISPELLKIIRESSVSIVIFSENYADSPWCLDELVEIIKCKEESGQIVLPVFYKVDPTDVQKLTGNFGKAFATATHGEKGSPQKVDNWKRAMMEVSNLSGWDSQNIKYEAELVEKIVNDVLKKFSDMSKSDDSYDTKLIGIKSRVEKVECLLKDKQVVGILGIGGVGKTTIALEVFRRNKNQFNGHYFVENVRETMIKKSSKSARKKIICELLRDKHIDDLNDHVCKRLKSMKVLIVFDDIEDRNHLKDLAGECHLYGEGSRIIITSRNSLGLSKEGIYEVEKLIDSQGLELFSLHAFEQNRPKEEYKELSKKATIYAGGNPLALKVLGSHLFHRTIEEWESELEKLKGKSLKKIEDVLKRSYDGLEKNEQEIFLDIACFFKGAHKDYVERKLKAFGFYPESGIPRLSEKSLITISNNRVDMHDLLEQMGKNIVNDECKQPGGRNRLWNYEDISYVLTTETVRTKLINEAFIIIIFEFCKNCRSRDELSINQ; from the exons ATGGCTTCTACTTCTTCCACTCCTCCCAATCAGTGGAAGAAATGGGATGTTTTTATTAGTTTTAGAGGCGACGATACGCGTTATGGTATTCTCTCCCATCTCTCTAAAGCCTTGAAGGACAAACAAATCAAGACTTTTACGGACGAAGAGCTTCATAAAGGGGAAATGATATCACCAGAGCTCTTGAAAATAATTCGAGAATCAAGCGTCTCAATAGTCATTTTTTCTGAAAATTATGCAGATTCTCCATGGTGTTTGGATGAGCTTGTTGAAATAATTAAATGCAAGGAAGAATCAGGACAAATAGTTCTACCAGTTTTTTACAAGGTAGATCCAACTGACGTTCAAAAGCTTACGGGGAATTTTGGGAAGGCATTTGCTACTGCTACGCATGGAGAAAAAGGCAGTCCACAAAAGGTCGACAACTGGAAGCGTGCTATGATGGAAGTAAGCAACTTATCAGGATGGGATTCACAGAATATCAA GTATGAGGCCGAATTAGTAGAGAAAATCGTCAATGATGTGTTGAAAAAATTTAGTGATATGTCTAAAAGTGATGATTCTTATGATACCAAATTGATTGGAATTAAATCGCGTGTGGAAAAAGTGGAATGCTTGTTAAAAGATAAGCAAGTTGTAGGAATTTTGGGGATCGGAGGCGTTGGTAAAACAACTATTGCACTAGAAGTATTTCGTCgaaacaaaaatcaatttaatggtCATTACTTTGTTGAAAATGTCAGGGAAACAATGATAAAGAAATCATCAAAGTCAGcacgaaaaaaaataatttgtgaatTATTAAGGGACAAACATATAGATGATTTGAATGATCATGTTTGCAAAAGGCTCAAGAGTATGAAGGTATTGATTGTTTTTGATGATATAGAGGATCGAAACCATTTAAAAGATTTAGCAGGAGAGTGTCATTTGTATGGTGAGGGAAGTAGAATCATCATAACTAGTAGAAATTCACTTGGTTTATCAAAAGAAGGCATATATGAGGTTGAGAAGTTAATTGATTCTCAAGGTCTGGAACTCTTTAGCTTACATGCCTTCGAGCAAAATCGTCCCAAGGAAGAATATAAGGAGCTATCAAAGAAGGCGACAATCTATGCTGGAGGCAATCCACTAGCTCTTAAAGTTTTGGGATCTCATTTATTTCATAGGACGATAGAAGAATGGGAAAGCGAATTGGAAAAATTGAAAGGCAAATCTCTTAAAAAAATTGAAGATGTTTTGAAAAGAAGTTATGATGGGCTAGAAAAGAATGAACAGGAAATATTTCTTGATATTGCATGTTTCTTCAAAGGTGCACATAAAGATTATGTTGAGAGAAAATTAAAAGCATTTggtttctatccagaaagtgGAATACCTCGTCTAAGTGAGAAGTCTCTGATAACTATTTCAAACAATAGGGTAGATATGCATGACTTGCTAGAGCAAATGGGCAAGAATATTGTTAATGACGAATGCAAACAGCCTGGCGGACGCAACAGGTTGTGGAATTATGAAGATATTAGTTATGTATTGACAACAGAGACGGTAAGGACCAAATTAATCAATGAAGCTTTTATCATTATCATATTTGAATTttgtaagaattgtagatctcgtGACGAATTAAGTATTAATCAATAA
- the LOC131172706 gene encoding disease resistance protein RML1A-like gives MDLNYSHDLIRILNLSSIAPNLEFLYLKDCLSLVEIPSLQNLSKLTELDLTGPNKIKDCPEIPCNIRILKLDGTGIEQLPSSIKHLSQLVILSLDRCTALESLPSSIGNLKRLEELYLSECSRLVTIPSSIGELKCLSKLKLLDLESCERLKSLPGLPSCLELLHAINCHSLESASISFNFLEHEDENEEAYKSESEDCKFLDFCNCVKLNKKVMEDVFEAHKLGQKVTLLMAGGEVPERMRYKNKGSSLSFKLDLRHVIAFSFCVVLRPYGEVDFPGFEVDFTCESGNRRERNAFNLFSDKDVANWNGYYGGPYPYLSDLSHVLLSFNGLRTRFDEECFVEASFCFNTDYYMDRPEIMECGVHPIYSRDKRINNEEEASSSSSLDLNLSLCLPASS, from the coding sequence atggaCCTCAACTACTCTCATGACCTGATCAGGATTCTGAACCTGTCTAGTATTGCCCCAAATCTCGAGTTTTTATATTTGAAAGATTGTTTGAGTTTGGTTGAAATTCCCTCTCTTCAAAATCTGAGCAAGCTTACTGAACTTGATCTAACTGGACCCAATAAAATCAAAGATTGTCCAGAGATTCCGTGTAATATAAGGATTCTAAAATTAGACGGAACTGGAATAGAACAACTGCCCTCATCAATTAAGCATCTGTctcaacttgtcatattgtccttGGATCGGTGTACAGCACTCGAGAGTCTTCCAAGCAGCATTGGCAATTTGAAACGTCTTGAAGAACTTTATCTATCTGAATGTTCAAGACTCGTGACTATTCCAAGCAGCATAGGCGAGTTGAAATGTCTTTCGAAGTTGAAACTGCTTGATTTAGAAAGTTGCGAGAGACTTAAAAGTTTACCAGGGCTTCCATCATGCTTAGAATTATTACATGCAATTAATTGCCACTCTCTAGAATCTGcatcaatttctttcaatttcttagaACATGAAGATGAAAATGAAGAAGCATATAAAAGTGAATCTGAAGATTGcaaatttcttgatttttgtaATTGCGTCAAATTGAATAAGAAAGTAATGGAGGATGTTTTTGAAGCGCACAAGTTGGGTCAGAAAGTTACATTATTGATGGCAGGAGGTGAAGTGCCAGAAAGGATGAGGTATAAGAATAAAGGATCCTCGCTTTCCTTCAAACTTGACCTTCGTCACGTAATTGCCTTCTCTTTCTGCGTTGTTCTTCGTCCCTATGGTGAAGTTGATTTTCCTGGATTTGAAGTGGATTTCACATGTGAATCTGGAAATAGGCGGGAACGTAATGCGTTCAACTTATTTAGCGATAAGGACGTTGCGAATTGGAATGGTTATTATGGAGGTCCGTATCCGTATCTTTCGGACTTATCACACGTGTTGCTTTCATTCAATGGATTGAGGACACGTTTTGATGAAGAGTGTTTCGTTGAGGCCTCATTTTGCTTCAACACTGACTATTACATGGATCGGCCGGAAATTATGGAGTGTGGGGTCCATCCTATATATAGTAGAGATAAAAGAATAAATAATGAGGAGgaggcttcttcttcttcttcactcgATCTAAATCTCTCTCTATGTCTTCCTGCTTCCTCTTAA
- the LOC131172707 gene encoding YTH domain-containing protein ECT4-like, translating to MPCYSWDSAYFSDVSNGNTGSQNGKYGSASTFAKSSGFNSMKSNDNTAGKSSKSTNTQAIRPLNKVSALGSDFSARLSKGYHPVGNLPPFSIQKHGPFPHNCPMNYRQNGRIWNGNDRNKSGDRFYKNSDFETSNELTSGPRGSNKFPSLETAVKEDLGITVQRDQYNKPDFETKYADAKFYVIKSYNEDDIHKSIKYDVWASTPNGNKKLDAAFGEAEQRS from the exons ATGCCTTGCTATTCATGGGATTCAGCATATTTTAGTGATGTCTCAAATGGCAATACTGGTTCTCAAAATGGAAAATATGGATCAGCTTCTACTTTTGCCAAGTCCAGTGGTTTTAACTCTATGAAGTCTAATGACAATACTGCTGGCAAATCCTCTAAGTCTACAAATACACAAGCAATCAGACCTTTAAACAAG GTGTCTGCATTGGGTTCTGATTTCTCAGCACGTCTCTCGAAAGGATACCATCCTGTAGGAAATTTGCCTCCTTTTTCTATCCAAAAACATGGTCCATTCCCGCATAATTGTCCTATGAACTATAGACAGAACGGAAGGATATGGAATGGAAATGATAGAAATAAATCTGGAGACAGATTCTATAAAAACAGTgattttgaaacctcaaatgaacTAACTTCTGGTCCTAGGGGCTCTAACAAATTTCCTTCTCTGGAGACTGCTGTCAAGGAAGACTTGGGAATCACTGTACAAAGAGATCAGTATAACAAACCAGATTTTGAAACTAAGTACGCAGATGCTAAGTTCTATGTTATCAAATCTTACAATGAAGATGACATTCATAAGAGCATTAAATATGATGTATGGGCAAGCACTCCAAATGGCAATAAGAAGTTAGATGCAGCATTCGGTGAAGCAGAACAGAGATCTTGA